A genomic region of Miscanthus floridulus cultivar M001 chromosome 3, ASM1932011v1, whole genome shotgun sequence contains the following coding sequences:
- the LOC136545255 gene encoding mavicyanin-like, translating into MAYRQVQLLAMVAAVACLAPLASATEFMVGDGLGWRARFNETHWADNKTFVVGDSLMFMYNKENHTVAQVGKDDFVACNLQGNKLQFWDSGNDVVTLDKPGKMWFICTKPGHCLNGMKLVIDVQAPASGPAAEPPSSAPISYTVGGAVAAAGAVLAAVLAF; encoded by the exons ATGGCTTATCGGCAAGTGCAGCTCCtagccatggtcgccgccgtcgcgTGCCTCGCGCCGCTGGCCTCCGCCACGGAGTTTATGGTCGGGGACGGCCTCGGCTGGAGGGCCAGGTTCAACGAGACCCACTGGGCCGACAACAAGACGTTCGTGGTCGGCGACAGCCTGA TGTTCATGTACAACAAGGAGAACCACACGGTGGCGCAGGTGGGCAAGGACGACTTCGTGGCGTGCAACCTACAGGGCAACAAGCTCCAGTTCTGGGACTCCGGCAACGACGTCGTGACGCTCGACAAGCCCGGCAAGATGTGGTTCATCTGCACCAAGCCCGGCCACTGCCTCAACGGCATGAAGCTCGTCATCGACGTCCAGGCACCCGCCTCCGGCCCGGCGGCGGAGCCACCGTCGTCGGCGCCCATCAGCTACACGGTCGGCGGCGCGGTGGCCGCCGCTGGTGCCGTGCTCGCAGCCGTGCTCGCGTTCTAG